DNA from Mycobacterium bourgelatii:
CGTGATCGGCGCTGTGATCTGTTTGGCCGGCGTGGGGGTCATCATGTACGCGCCACGCACGCACTAGTGGCGGAGGCACCGCAGATCAACTCCCTATTGCAGCAATACACCACGCCCCCGAGATGGAAAGACGCTGGTGCACAAGAACTTTAGGACGACCTCGGCGGCATGGTCGATCAGCTCAGCGCCCCAGCGCCATCGATGGCCAGTGATTTCGCGCGCCGACGGTTCAGCCCCGGGGTAATTTCAGCACTCGGTTGTTGCCGGCGTCGGCGACGTATACATTGCCGGCGGCATCGACCGCGACGTCGTGTGGATCGTTAAGACCGTTGAACGGCAACGTGATTACCGAGCTCGACTCCTTGACCAGCTGCAGGACCCGATTACCGCGGGTGTCGGTTACGTACACGTTGCCCTCGTTGTCGACAGCCACGTAGTCCGGACGACCTATGACGTAGGGCAGCACCGTAGCTTCCGTCGCCGTCTGAGGCAGCTTCAGCACCCGCTCGTTCTGCCGATCGATGACAATGACGGCACCGTCACCATCCACGGCCACGGCCGAGGGACCATCCAAGCCGCTGAACGGCAGCTCGGTCTGCTCGGTCGGCTGCAGGCGCAGCGCCACCACCCGGTTGTACGTGGCGTCGGTCACGATGACCGAACCATCGGCGCGGGAGTCCTGCGAACGGAAAGCGACACCCGTGGGCTCCCCGAGTCCGGTGAACGGCAGGACGACCGGGCTGTTCGCCCCTGCCGGCAACTCCTGCACCTGATGGCGGCTCGGTTCGGTGATCACCACGTCGCCCGCCTCATCGACCGCGATGTCCTCGGGTTTCTCCAGACCGCCGAATGGTTCCACGATCTGGTTGGTCGAGCCCACGGCCAGCTTGAGCACCCGGTTGTTGCCTGCGTCGACTACGTAGACGTCGCCCTTCGCGCTGACCGCAAGGCCCGCGGGTCCGGAAAGACCGGCAAACGGCAGCACCACCTGAGTCCGCTTCTTCGAATCGATCGACGTGAGCCCTATAAATGCGGCGACGGCAGCGACAACGATCCCGGCGGCGGCGATGGCAAAGACACGGCGACGGCGGTGCTTGGAGGGCGGCGGCGCCGGGGTTGCGGATGCAATCTCGGTCTGTCCCGACGCGGCGGCCTGCGTCGAGGGGGAGGGGTCAGAGGCGGGCGGTGGCGTTGCAGCCTTGCCGGGCACGGTGTCGAGTGCAGCACGGGCAGCTGCAGCCAGTTCGCTCGCGGTCTGGTACCGGTCATCGATCTGCTTGGCCATCCCGCGCGCGATGACCGCGTCGAAGCCGATGGGTATGGCGGGGTCGATGCTGCAGGGTTTGGGCGGCGGGTCGAACAGATGGGCGGCGGCCAATCCCTCCACACCGCCACCGGCATATGGCGGCCGCCCGGTCAGACACTCGTAGAGGACGCAGGCAAGGGAGTACACGTCGCCACGTGCATCGGCAACGTGCTCGAGCTTGAAGCGCTCCGGAGCCATGTATGCAGGAGTCCCGGGGTTGACATTCGTGCGGGTCAAGCGAGTGCCAGTCGCCTCCTGCACCAATCCGAAGTCGATCAGGTACACGAACTCATCGCCGACCATCAGCAGGTTCGACGGCTTCACATCACGATGTACGAGCCCCGACTTGTGAGCTGCATCCAGCGCCACGGCGGCCTGTTCGATAACTCGCACGGCCTTCTGTGGGCTCATTTGCCCATTCCTACGCAGCAGAGTGTGCACATCGACGCCGTCGACAATCGGCATCACCAGATACAGGCGTCCGTCTATCTCACCGGCGTCATAAATCGGGACGATGTTCGGGTTGGCGAGTCGGCCCGCCGCAAAGGCCTCGCGGCGAAACCGCTCCACATAGCCTGGCTCGGTGGCCATCTCCGGTCGCAGCAGTTTGACGGCCACATCGCGGTCTAGCGCGGTGTCGTAGGCCCGATACACCGAGCCCATGCTGCCCTGACCCAGCATCTCGAAAAGCCGATAGCGGCCGAACTCCACTTCGGTCGCAGGCTCGGGAGGTGCGGCGACAGGGGAGGCAAGAGCGTCTCTTGCCGCGATGGCCAAGTCGCGGACCGTTTGGTAGCGGTCTTCTGGCATTTTGGCCATGCCACGAGCGATCACTTCGTCGAACCCCGTGGGGATAGCGGGGACGATGTCGGTGGGCTTAGGGGCATCGCTCTGCGAATGCGCGTTGACGAACTGTTCGAGGCTCTCGCCATCTACGGCCTGCCGCCCGGTCAGGCACTCGTAGAGCACACAGGCCAGCGCGTAGATGTCGCTGCTGGGTTCGACGGGACCGCCACCGAAGCGCTCCGGCGCCAGGTACGGCCAATCTCCAATCGCAACGTCGGCAGCTGACGGGCTCAACGCCCTGGAACGAGCGGCGACGCCGACATCGAGGAAGTAGACAAATTCCCCGCATGCCACGAACAGGTTTGACGGCTTGACATCGCCGTGCACCAGCCCGCAATCGTGGGCGGCTTCCAAGGCCGCGGCGGCCTGCTCGATCACTCGCACGGCCGACCTTGGACTCATCGGCCCATCCCGACCCAGCAAGCTCTTGAGATCAACGCCGTCGACATTGGGCATCGCCACATACAGCCGTCCGTCGATGTCACCGACGTCGTAGATCGGGATGATGTGTGGATTGCTCACCCGGGCGACACTGGCGACCTCGTCCCGGAGTTGCTCGTACCGCTCCGGATCCTTGGTCGACTCCGCGGGAAGCACCCGCAGGGCCGCTTCGCGCTTCATCTCCGTGTCGTAGGCCCGATAGACCGTGCCCGTGCAGCCCCACTGGAGCGTCTCGAGTAGCCGGTAGCGTCCGAAGACCTCGCCCACCGCCTCCGTCGCCACCGCACCTCCCTCCAAGCGCACGAACGTGCCTGGATGCTACAACGCCTACATGCGGCGACTGAGGAGTTTGCTAATGGCAGTTCGTAAAGTTGCTCCTACACCTACGGCCACGGGCTCACGCTCGGCGAGACTGCATCACGCGTAGGGACCCGAAGCCGCCCGCACGATTGAGGCGGAGATGCGGGGACATGACACTACGGGCTAACCCGAACTCCACCACCTGAACTTCTCGACCGAACTCCGGTGCGGGAACCAACCCGGGCAGACAATTGCTGGTGACGGCAGTGGCACCTCACGCGGGTACACGAAGTGTTCGCATTCCTGGACGTCACTGCTACGAGCGATCTGAACGGCGGGGAGCAATTCCCTTGCGTTCGTGGGTTGCTGTTCGATCAGCATCGGTCCCGCCTATGGTGAGCCCGTGAAAGAAAGGGTGTTCGGGCGCTATCGCCTAGTGGAGCTACTCGGCCGCGGCGGTATGGGCGAAGTCTGGCGGGCATATGACACTGCGGCCAACAACCGCACGGTCGCGATCAAATTGTTGCCGCCGCATCTAGCCGGTGACGATACCTTCTTGCAGCGCTTTCGCCGCGAAGCCGAAGCTGCAGCACAGCTGAGCAACAAGCATGTCATCCCAATTCATAACTACGGAGAGATCGACGGGGTCTGCTGCACGAATAGGTGACATCTGAGTTGGCTTGCCCAGCGTGGGCGGGCTGGAAGGATGTCCCCATGGCAAGGCCTTACCCCCGCGAGTTCCGCGACGACGTTGTGCGGGTCGCTCACAACCGCGATGACGGTGTGACCATCGAGCAGATCGCCACCGATTTCGGGGTCCACCCGGTGACGTTGCACAAGTGGATGCGCCAGGCCGACATCGACGAGGGCGCCACCCCCGGCAAGAGCACCACCGAGTCCGCAGAGCTGCGGGAAGCGCGGCGTCGGATCAAACTGCTCGAGCAAGAGAATGAGGTGCTGCGCCGGGCCACGGCATATCTGTCGCAGGCCAACCTGCCGGGAAAAGGCTCTACCCGCTCGTAGTGAGCTCGCCGCTGACGGGATCCCCGTCGCGGTGACGTGTCGGTACTCAAGCTCGCCCGCCAACCGTATTACCGCTGGCTGGCCAATCCCATCACCGATGCCGAACGCATCGAGGCCCACCGCACCAACGCCCTGTTCGACGCGCACAAAGACGACCCCGAGTTCGGGTACCGCTATCTCGTCGAGGAGGCCCGCGATGCCGGCGAATCGATGGCCGAGCGCACCGCCTGGCGGATCTGCTCGCAGAATCGGCTGTGGAGCGTGTTCGGGAAAAAGCGGGGCAAGAACGGCAAAGTCGGGCCACCGGTGCACGATGACCTCGTTGAGCGTGACTTCACCGCTGATGCCCCAAATCAGTTGTGGCTCAGTGACATCACCGAGCACCGCACCGACGAAGGCAAGCTCTACCTATGCGCGATCAAGGACGTGTTCTCCAACCGCATCGTCGGGTACTCGATCGACTCTCGGATGAAGTCCCGGCTGGCCACCACAGCGCTCAGCAGTGCGGTGGCTCGCCGCGGTGACGTGGCCGGTTGCATTCTGCATTCGGATCGCGGATCTCAATTCAGGTCAAGGCGATTCGTACATGCACTGAACCATCACGAGATGGTCGGATCGATGGGCCGCGTCGGTGCGGCCGGCGACAATGCGGCCATGGAGAGCTTCTTCGCTCTGCTGCAGAAGAACGTGCTCGATCGCCGCCGCTGGCGCACTCGAGAAGAGTTGCGGATCGCGATCGTCATCTGGATCGAACGGACCTACCATCGCCGCCGGCGCCAAGCCCGTCTCGGGCGGTTGACCCCGATCGAATTCGAAGCGATTATGACCCCACGGGCCAGTCAGGCCGCGTGACCGAACCTGTCACCTGATCGTGCAGCAGACCCACGGTCAGCTCTACGTCGATATGCGGTTGATCGAGGGCAACGACCTCAATTCCGTGCTGGTCAACGGCCCCATGCCCGTGGATAAGGCGGTGCGCATTGTCGAGCAGGTCGCCAAGGCGCTACAGGCTGCCCACAAGGCCGGTTTGGTGCATCGTGACGTCAAGCCCTCCAACATCTTGCTTGACGAGGACGATGACGCCTATCTGATCGACTTCGGTCTTGCTCTGGGCACCGAGCAGACTAGCTTGACCCAGGCGGGGATGATGATAGGTTCCTGGCACTACATGGCCCCCGAGCGATTCCGGGGCACGGATGTCGACGCTCGGGCCGACATCTACGCACTAGCGTGTGTGCTATATGAGTGCCTGACAGGCATCCGGCCGTTCGCAGGCGACACCCTGGAAAGCCAGATGGCCGCACACCTCACCGATTCACCACCGCAGCCGACGGTCACTCGACCGGACGTGCCAGCAGGCTTCGACCCGGTAATCGCGAAGGGAATGGCCAAGAACCCCGACGATCGGTATCCCAGCGTCGCAGAGTTTGCTGCCGCTGCACGGGCCGCAATCGAGAGTCCGAGCAGTCCGGGGGCTCTCCACTCGGCACCAACCACCATTAGCCGATCGTCGAAAGATATTGCGACGTCAGCAAGATGGAAGCGACCGAGCAAGCGCGTCATCGTCCGGGCAAGCGGTGCTGTTGCGATCGTCATTGCGATTTGCCTTGCGTTCTTCCTCGGTCAGAGCCTGTCGGGTCAATCTGGGAAGGCAATCGAAAGGAATCGGTCCAACCCAACCTCATCCGCGCAGAGCAACCCCTCCAAAGTCCCAACAGCATCGACAAGTGACAGTCCACCAGGCTCCGCGGGTATCGCCGCTGATACTGCGCACGACGTCGAGGTAGTCGGATTCGTCCAAGTCGGCGATTCGCTGAACGTACGGTTGAAAAACCCCAATCCCGATGTCGGGTTAGTTCGTTCGCCATTCGAGTTGGCGATGATCGAACAAGGGGGTGCAGTGTTGGCAACCGAAGGGCAAGGTGGCCTACCAGGCGCGGCTGTCAACACCATCTACCAGCTTCCGCCCGGCGGCGAATACGGATTGGAAGCTAGGGTGCCGAGTGGAAAAACCGTTGCCTCAGTACAGTTGACAGTCTTGGGCCGGTGGTTACGGTGGGACACCGTCAATCCTCCAACGGTGACATTGACCGATGCAGCTGTTGGCGCCGACACCGGGTTCGGCGGTCCGTCGGTAACTGGACGCTTGACGCTTGATAAGGACGGCCCGCTGAACGTGGTCGTAAAGGCGTTCGTAAGAACGTCGGCTGGGACAGTCGTTTCTGATGTTTTCGTGGACTGCGTGAAAACGGGCCAACAGAGAACATTTCAAGCCAGGAGTTTTGCTGAGGCTCGCGGGCCTTACGAGCTGGACAAAATCGTCGCCTATGCAACTTCGGTCAAAGGTGCCGGACCGCAGTACACACCTCAGTGCTGATCCCAGGAAGCCTTGTCTCCGCACTACTGAGTCCAAACTCCTGACACCACCTGCCCCGCCGTGATCGCATGCAATGTTCCCGTGGAGCCCAGACAGTGTGGTGCTCGAGGCCGAACAGGTCGAGATGTCGTCTGGCGCAGGCACAGGTGGCCGGCATTGCTGTTGCCGGGTCAACTGGTGTGCTCGGGCAAGTCTTCCTAGGCGGTTGTGTTTGTTGAAGGGCCGCCCCTAATAACGCGGTTTCGGTGTCACACCCACCGGGGCACGACGGCACGAGTGTCGTTGTCGGCCATCTAAGACAAAATGGACCACCGTGCCACGATTTGGGTTCGATCTCGCCGGGTGGTTCACCCATAACGCCGATCAAGTCCGCCGAGATCTCACGGGGTACTTCGACGGGGGAACGGAATCGTTCACCGGACGCTGGTTCGACGAGTTTGCCGCGATCGGCGACCCCAACCGATTCGAGGCTTCGGATGTCCTAGCGGTGGAAGCCCTTAAGGTCGTAGTGCCCCCAGAGGCTGCCGCAGCACTGCTGATAACCGAGACCGACCGGTTCAATGCGAAGCTGCGACAAATACCGCGCGAGCAGAACCTTTGGGAGGTCCGGCGCCTTGATGTCAATGTCGGCAGCCCCGCCGATGACCTCCACCAAGCACTGGTAGGGCTTCCTGATATCGGTTGGGTGGTCGCCGGCAAGCTGCTGGCAGCCAAGCGGCCCAAACTTCTGCCCATCCTGGATAACGAAGTCAATAACTTTCTGAAACCGCCCAAAGGACTGTTCTGGGTGACGATGCACGACGAGCTTTCCGACCCCTCACGGCGTGAAGCGATTGCCGATGTCTGCCAAGCAGCACCGGCGCACGTCAGTCTGCTTCGACGCATCGACGTCGCTCTGTGGCGAGCTGCCAAGCGGGATGGCTCCACAACCTAACATTGCATCGCGGTGATGCGATGCTGTGTCCCCATGCAGCAGTACCTGCGCCACTTCCGTCGACAACCATTCGGCGCCGATGGCTGGGCGGCCAGCATGGATCGACGGTGTCCGATCGCGCCCGACGGCGGTAGGGGACCATCGAACCAAAACGGACATCCTGGATCAGCACGCAGGGTGAGGTGGCGCCGGCCCGCCCGCTGGCTACTGGCTGCCGCAGCGATCAGGGCGCCTGCCCTCTCATCTGCCTGGCCCTCTCACTCTGCTGTTGTTGGGGCACCGCTGCTCATCTACTCCGGACCGCCTGGGCGCTGCCCCCAACTGCACCTCCGACGTGCCGGCTCCGTTCTAACCCTCAACGCCAGACCGGTCCGTTCGTTCACAAACGGCTCGACCGCATTGAGTCCGAGCTCGACATCCACCGGCGCGGCAATCCGAACGTCCGCCGGCACCGTTCGCCGTCAATCGAGTTGTGCATCGACCGCGCTCGTCGGTGAGACCCCGCACCCGGAACTGATCGCCCTAGTGGCCGAGATCGTCGCCGAGGGGCTGCGCGGCGGCGAACTACGTGGTCAACATGTGGGTGCGCAATTTATCGCGACCATGGTCGCGAACGTTCTGGCGGGGTGCGTCGCGAACTGGTTCGACATGCCCGACATCGACCTGCGCGCCGCGGTGAAGCACACCCTGGATTTGATACTGACCAGGCTCCAGGAGGGTTAGGGGAGCCCGATCGAAGCGCGAATTGTCAGCAGTTCGGGCAGTTGCGTAAATCGAGGCCCCCGACTAGACATCATCGCTGCCAATTCGTAACCTATCCGAGACATATCGCCGGGCTAGATCGGCCCATCAAGCGAAGGATCGACAATCCGTATGACATGCGTGCGCCAGTTACTGCGGCGGACGGTGTACGGCTGGGTTGCCGCAATCGCAGTGCTGACTATGTCCATGAGCGCATTGGGCTCCATGGGCATCGCGAAAGCGGATCCGGCGGCTGACGCAATGGCGAGGCTCAACGAATTGTCCCGCCAGGCGGTGAAGGCTCGCGAGGCTGTCACAGCCGCTCAGCGCGATGTCGACGCTCGGCTGGCTGCCCAATCAGAGGCCGAAGCCCGCCACCGCGCCGATCTAGAGGCACTTGAGGCCGCCAACGCACAGCTTCAGCCACTTCAGGTCGCTGCCGGCCGAGTGGTGGCGATGGCCTACATGGGTGGCCGCACCGGTGAATTGCAGACCGTGCTGACCGCGGAGTCCCCGCAGCAGCTGATCGACCAGCTGTCCATCCAGCGGTTGGTGGCCGCCCAGACAACCGAGCAGATCAAGGCATATCAAGCAAACCGTCAGCGCGCGGCCGAAGCTGCATTGGCCTCGGACAGATCAGCTGCCGAAGCCCGCGCCGCGGCCGAGCAGGCCGCCGCGGTGCAAGCGGAGCTGAAAGCGAAATGGAGTGAACTGCTGCGTCAGATTGCCGCCGCGGAGGCGCAGTACGCGGCGTTGACACCGCAACAGCAAGCGATGGTCGACAATGCCGGCGCACCTCTGCCGGAGAATGCGCCTCCGGCAGACCTGGCGGCGGCTCCGGGCCTGGCTCCTGCCGGCGATCTGGGTCCATCCCTCGCAATTGCCGGCGGGGACATCCCGGACGCATTGCCGGTCGGCGTCGCGCCCGAGGCCGGGTTACAGCCCAACACCATCCTGGCCGCCCGGGCGGTCAGTGCTCGGTTTCCTCAGATTTCTACCATCGGGGGGGTACGGCCGGACTCGAAGCCGTGGCATCCGAGCGGTCTGGCGATTGACATCATGATTCCCAACCCCAACAGCCCCGAGGGCATCGAACTCGGGAACGAGATTCTCGAGTTCGCGTTGAGTAACGCGGGCCGGTTCGGGTTGCAGGATGTGATCTGGCGTGGCACCTACTACACGCCGGCAGGTCCGCAGGCGTCTGGCTATGGCCACTTCGACCACGTGCACATCACTACGACGCCGAGCCGCTAACCAAGACCGGGCCTACCGCCAGCACGGCATGTCACGCTTCGGCGGTGATGCCCTTGTCCGCAGCCCATTTGTCGAATGCCGCGAGCGTTGCCGGCATGTTAGGTCCATCGATCATCATGTGGTCTGAGCCGGGCAGTTCGACGTAGTCGGCGCGACCTTTGTATCGGCGAGCTGTCGCCTTGCACATCGCCGGAACGCAACACCTGTCCTTGGCGCCGGCGATGACCAATACATGGCCGGTGATTTTGTCGAAGTCGACGCGCGACGCACCTTTGCGGTCAAACGGCCACAAGACCATCTCGCGGTATGCCCGCCCGGACTCCGCGCACAGGTTTGCGTAGAACTCGTCGGAGAACTGTTGACCGACTGCGTTGCAGACGTATTTGTCCCACCGTTTCTTGGCGACCGGGTACATGGGGCGGCCCATGATCCACTGCGGGAGAAACCCCGTCCACAGCATCAGCATCGAGGGATAGAAGGCGAATACGCCTGCCGCTGGTGCGGGCCCGAGCAGGACGATGCCCCGGTGGGGGACTCGCGCTGCGACCAACTGTGCGAGCAGGCCTCCCAGCGAGTGGCCGAAGATGATCGGAGGCGTCTGCATCGACTTCACAACGTCGCACAGGGCATTCACGTAGTCGAGGAGACCGAGCTTGCCCACCCGGTCGGCTGCGGCCCAGATGTCGATCTCTTTCGCGTGGCCGTGCTCGGGGATGCTGGGTGCGTGGACACGGAATCCTCGCTCTGCCAGCTCGGCGCCGAAAGCGTCCCACTCCTTGCCGTGCCCCCAGGTGCCGTGAATGAGCAGTACATCTTGCCGTGCCATCGACCCTCCCTTCATCGGTTCGCATTCACTTTCGCATCCAACCTGCGGCAGCGGGGCAGGGGATAGCGCAGCCCCTTCGGCGAATCCGTTTACCTGAGCAGTTCGGCAAACGTCATTCGGGGCTATCGCCCCGGAAATCCATCCCTGACTACTACGCGCGCTGGCGCTATTGAGGTGAGCCCGTCGTAGTGGTCCAGTCGTTGTGGGACTCTGATGCCCGAGTGTTCGGGCAGGAAGAATCGACGACGACATGGCAACGAACAAGCGCCGGCGGCACACGCCGGATCAGATCATCCGCAAGCTCGCCGAGGGCAACAAGCTCCTTGGAACCGGGCAGCAACTCAGCGAAGTGTGTCGCCACCTCGAGATCACCGAGTCGACCTGGCATCGCTGGGTCGCCCAGTACGGCGGGATGAAGGCCAGCGACGCCAAACGCCTCAAGGAACTTGAGGCCGAGAACGCCAGGCTCAAGAAGCTGGTCGCCAACCAGGCCCTTGACATCGACATGCTCAAGGAGATCTCGTCGGAAACTTCTGACCCCGAACCGCAAGCGCAGCGCCGCGGCGATGCTGCGCGAGCGGTTCGGGGTCTCCGAACGGCGTGCGCGGTGGTCGGCATCCACCGTTCCACCATGCGTCTACAACCACCACCGATCAGCGATGAGGAGGCCCACCGGGCCTGGCTACGCGCGTTCTCCACCCAGCGGCCCCGCTGGGGATGGCGCCGTGCTGCGATCGCGGCACGGCGAGCTGGCTGGAAGGTCAACAACAAGCGCATCCGCCGCCTGTGGCGCGAGGAAGGCCTGCGGGTTCCGCAGCGCCGCAGGAAGAAACGCTTGACCGGCATCGGTGCGCAGGTCGGGGCGATGTGCCCGATCCGCCCGAATGCGATCTGGGCGATGGACTTTCAGTTCGACACCACCGCCGACGGACGAACGTTGAAGATGCTCAACGTAATCGATGAGTTCACCCGCGAA
Protein-coding regions in this window:
- a CDS encoding serine/threonine-protein kinase PknD — encoded protein: MATEAVGEVFGRYRLLETLQWGCTGTVYRAYDTEMKREAALRVLPAESTKDPERYEQLRDEVASVARVSNPHIIPIYDVGDIDGRLYVAMPNVDGVDLKSLLGRDGPMSPRSAVRVIEQAAAALEAAHDCGLVHGDVKPSNLFVACGEFVYFLDVGVAARSRALSPSAADVAIGDWPYLAPERFGGGPVEPSSDIYALACVLYECLTGRQAVDGESLEQFVNAHSQSDAPKPTDIVPAIPTGFDEVIARGMAKMPEDRYQTVRDLAIAARDALASPVAAPPEPATEVEFGRYRLFEMLGQGSMGSVYRAYDTALDRDVAVKLLRPEMATEPGYVERFRREAFAAGRLANPNIVPIYDAGEIDGRLYLVMPIVDGVDVHTLLRRNGQMSPQKAVRVIEQAAVALDAAHKSGLVHRDVKPSNLLMVGDEFVYLIDFGLVQEATGTRLTRTNVNPGTPAYMAPERFKLEHVADARGDVYSLACVLYECLTGRPPYAGGGVEGLAAAHLFDPPPKPCSIDPAIPIGFDAVIARGMAKQIDDRYQTASELAAAARAALDTVPGKAATPPPASDPSPSTQAAASGQTEIASATPAPPPSKHRRRRVFAIAAAGIVVAAVAAFIGLTSIDSKKRTQVVLPFAGLSGPAGLAVSAKGDVYVVDAGNNRVLKLAVGSTNQIVEPFGGLEKPEDIAVDEAGDVVITEPSRHQVQELPAGANSPVVLPFTGLGEPTGVAFRSQDSRADGSVIVTDATYNRVVALRLQPTEQTELPFSGLDGPSAVAVDGDGAVIVIDRQNERVLKLPQTATEATVLPYVIGRPDYVAVDNEGNVYVTDTRGNRVLQLVKESSSVITLPFNGLNDPHDVAVDAAGNVYVADAGNNRVLKLPRG
- a CDS encoding alpha/beta hydrolase, with translation MARQDVLLIHGTWGHGKEWDAFGAELAERGFRVHAPSIPEHGHAKEIDIWAAADRVGKLGLLDYVNALCDVVKSMQTPPIIFGHSLGGLLAQLVAARVPHRGIVLLGPAPAAGVFAFYPSMLMLWTGFLPQWIMGRPMYPVAKKRWDKYVCNAVGQQFSDEFYANLCAESGRAYREMVLWPFDRKGASRVDFDKITGHVLVIAGAKDRCCVPAMCKATARRYKGRADYVELPGSDHMMIDGPNMPATLAAFDKWAADKGITAEA
- a CDS encoding IS3 family transposase yields the protein MATNKRRRHTPDQIIRKLAEGNKLLGTGQQLSEVCRHLEITESTWHRWVAQYGGMKASDAKRLKELEAENARLKKLVANQALDIDMLKEISSETSDPEPQAQRRGDAARAVRGLRTACAVVGIHRSTMRLQPPPISDEEAHRAWLRAFSTQRPRWGWRRAAIAARRAGWKVNNKRIRRLWREEGLRVPQRRRKKRLTGIGAQVGAMCPIRPNAIWAMDFQFDTTADGRTLKMLNVIDEFTREALAIEVDRAINADGVVDVLTVWP
- a CDS encoding coiled-coil domain-containing protein, with the translated sequence MTCVRQLLRRTVYGWVAAIAVLTMSMSALGSMGIAKADPAADAMARLNELSRQAVKAREAVTAAQRDVDARLAAQSEAEARHRADLEALEAANAQLQPLQVAAGRVVAMAYMGGRTGELQTVLTAESPQQLIDQLSIQRLVAAQTTEQIKAYQANRQRAAEAALASDRSAAEARAAAEQAAAVQAELKAKWSELLRQIAAAEAQYAALTPQQQAMVDNAGAPLPENAPPADLAAAPGLAPAGDLGPSLAIAGGDIPDALPVGVAPEAGLQPNTILAARAVSARFPQISTIGGVRPDSKPWHPSGLAIDIMIPNPNSPEGIELGNEILEFALSNAGRFGLQDVIWRGTYYTPAGPQASGYGHFDHVHITTTPSR
- a CDS encoding protein kinase domain-containing protein — protein: MQQTHGQLYVDMRLIEGNDLNSVLVNGPMPVDKAVRIVEQVAKALQAAHKAGLVHRDVKPSNILLDEDDDAYLIDFGLALGTEQTSLTQAGMMIGSWHYMAPERFRGTDVDARADIYALACVLYECLTGIRPFAGDTLESQMAAHLTDSPPQPTVTRPDVPAGFDPVIAKGMAKNPDDRYPSVAEFAAAARAAIESPSSPGALHSAPTTISRSSKDIATSARWKRPSKRVIVRASGAVAIVIAICLAFFLGQSLSGQSGKAIERNRSNPTSSAQSNPSKVPTASTSDSPPGSAGIAADTAHDVEVVGFVQVGDSLNVRLKNPNPDVGLVRSPFELAMIEQGGAVLATEGQGGLPGAAVNTIYQLPPGGEYGLEARVPSGKTVASVQLTVLGRWLRWDTVNPPTVTLTDAAVGADTGFGGPSVTGRLTLDKDGPLNVVVKAFVRTSAGTVVSDVFVDCVKTGQQRTFQARSFAEARGPYELDKIVAYATSVKGAGPQYTPQC
- a CDS encoding DUF6308 family protein, whose translation is MPRFGFDLAGWFTHNADQVRRDLTGYFDGGTESFTGRWFDEFAAIGDPNRFEASDVLAVEALKVVVPPEAAAALLITETDRFNAKLRQIPREQNLWEVRRLDVNVGSPADDLHQALVGLPDIGWVVAGKLLAAKRPKLLPILDNEVNNFLKPPKGLFWVTMHDELSDPSRREAIADVCQAAPAHVSLLRRIDVALWRAAKRDGSTT